In Gossypium hirsutum isolate 1008001.06 chromosome D06, Gossypium_hirsutum_v2.1, whole genome shotgun sequence, one genomic interval encodes:
- the LOC107918194 gene encoding probable eukaryotic translation initiation factor 5-1 encodes MALQNIGASNSDDAFYRYKMPKMITKIEGRGNGIKTNVVNMVEIAKALARPASYPVKYFGCELGAQSKFDEKTGTSLVNGAHETAKLAGLLENFIKKYVQCYGCGNPETEIVITKTQMITLKCAACGFISDVDMRDKLTTFILKNPPEAKKSSKDKKAMRRAEKERLKEGEAADEELKKIKKETKKKGSTTTTKVAAAKGGVTKKKGKHSDEDHSPEHSQADENERVASDDDDDDVQWQTDTSLAAAQQRIQEQLSAVTADMVMLSTDEEKKKSVKKSPEPETKVHENGVGAHDKLVDEIKEYFKKGSSPNQLKSFLGSLTGTSKEVMDAQFIALFNDVGKGFAKEVTKKKNYIAAAVAAIKEERSQLVLLNSIESFCSKASPEAAKEVALVLKVLYDDDILEEEFIMEWYQKGIAGSNKGSQIWKNLKPFIEWLQTAESESEDE; translated from the coding sequence ATGGCTTTGCAGAATATTGGTGCTTCCAACAGTGATGATGCCTTTTATAGGTATAAGATGCCCAAAATGATAACCAAGATTGAAGGACGAGGAAATGGCATCAAGACTAATGTGGTTAACATGGTTGAGATTGCGAAGGCTTTGGCTAGACCTGCTTCTTACCCTGTAAAGTATTTTGGTTGTGAACTGGGAGCCCAATCCAAGTTTGATGAGAAGACTGGAACTTCACTGGTAAATGGTGCCCATGAAACTGCCAAGCTTGCAGGGCTTCTTGAGAACTTCATCAAGAAGTATGTTCAGTGCTATGGTTGTGGGAACCCAGAAACTGAGATAGTTATTACGAAGACGCAGATGATTACTCTTAAATGTGCTGCATGTGGGTTTATTTCTGATGTCGACATGAGAGATAAGCTTACAACTTTCATTCTTAAGAATCCACCTGAGGCAAAGAAGTCATCAAAAGACAAGAAGGCGATGAGGAGGGCTGAAAAGGAAAGACTCAAGGAGGGTGAGGCTGCTGATGAAGAGCTGAAGAAGATCAAAAAAGAGACGAAGAAGAAAGGTTCCACTACTACAACTAAGGTTGCTGCTGCCAAAGGTGGAGTGACCAAGAAGAAAGGTAAACATTCTGATGAAGATCACTCCCCTGAACATAGCCAGGCTGATGAGAATGAACGGGTTGCCAGTGATGACGACGACGATGATGTTCAGTGGCAAACTGATACTTCACTTGCGGCTGCCCAACAACGCATCCAAGAGCAGTTGAGTGCTGTTACTGCTGATATGGTGATGCTTTCTACCGACGAAGAGAAGAAAAAGTCGGTTAAGAAGTCTCCCGAGCCTGAGACCAAGGTTCATGAGAATGGTGTTGGTGCTCATGACAAACTTGTTGATGAGATAAAGGAATACTTCAAGAAGGGATCGTCACCAAATCAGCTTAAATCCTTCCTAGGTTCACTCACTGGAACCTCCAAAGAAGTCATGGATGCTCAATTTATAGCACTCTTCAATGATGTTGGGAAAGGGTTTGCAAAAGAAGTAACCAAAAAGAAGAACTACATTGCAGCAGCAGTAGCAGCAATCAAAGAAGAGCGATCTCAGTTGGTGCTCCTCAATTCTATCGAGTCTTTTTGCAGCAAGGCCAGCCCCGAGGCAGCGAAGGAGGTGGCGTTGGTTCTTAAAGTGCTGTATGACGATGATATTTTGGAAGAAGAGTTTATCATGGAGTGGTACCAGAAGGGTATAGCTGGTAGCAATAAGGGTTCTCAGATATGGAAGAACCTCAAGCCCTTCATTGAGTGGCTCCAGACTGCCGAGTCTGAATCGGAAGATGAGTGA
- the LOC107918193 gene encoding beta-1,3-galactosyltransferase 7 isoform X2 has protein sequence MKPQRSPKKISLNWIPFICLSFFTLGILFSNRLWVPPESNGQLLSQRRREQELQIVSGDCDTKKTPGQDNDVMGEVLKTHEAIQSLDKSVAMLEMQLAASRSSQEMDNGEASKVVSTLTRDGPPRKKVFMVIGINTAFSSRRRRDSVRETWMPQGEKLIKLEREKGIIIRFMIGHSATSNSILDRAIDSEEAQHKDFFRLEHVEGYHELSAKTKIFFSTAVAKWDAEFYVKVDDDVHVNLGMLATTLGRHRSKPRVYIGCMKSGPVLSSKNVKYHEPEYWKFGEEGNKYFRHATGQIYAISKELATYISINQPILHKYANEDVSLGAWFIGLEVEHIDDRNMCCGTPPDCEWKAQAGNVCVASFDWSCSGICKSVEKLKTVHKRCGEGDDAVWNTLL, from the exons ATGAAGCCGCAACGTAGTCCCAAGAAGATCTCCCTTAATTGGATCCCATTCATCTGTCTCTCCTTCTTCACTCTTGGGATTCTCTTCAGTAACAG GTTGTGGGTACCACCTGAATCCAACGGTCAACTTTTATCACAACGCCGACGTGAGCAGGAGTTGCAGATTGTCTCCGGTGATTGCGATACTAAGAAA ACGCCTGGACAAGATAATGATGTAATGGGTGAAGTTTTGAAAACCCATGAAGCAATTCA ATCTCTAGACAAGTCGGTTGCAATGCTAGAGATGCAGTTAGCTGCCTCTCGTAGTTCTCAGGAAATGGACAATGGGGAGGCATCTAAAGTTGTTTCAACCTTGACTCGTGATGGTCCACCTAGGAAGAAGGTGTTCATGGTCATTGGAATCAATACTGCTTTTAGTAGTAGGCGACGGCGCGATTCTGTCCGGGAGACTTGGATGCCACAAG GGGAAAAGCTTATTAAATTGGAGCGTGAGAAGGGGATCATCATTCGTTTCATGATCGGCCATAG TGCAACATCCAACAGCATTTTAGATCGAGCTATTGATTCGGAGGAGGCTCAGCATAAGGATTTTTTTAGACTG GAGCATGTTGAAGGATATCACGAGTTAtcagcaaaaacaaaaattttcttttctactGCAGTTGCAAAATGGGATGCTGAGTTCTATGTCAAGGTGGATGATGATGTCCATGTTAATCTTG GTATGCTAGCTACTACCCTTGGCCGTCACCGTTCCAAGCCCCGAGTCTATATAGGGTGCATGAAATCTGGACCTGTTCTTTCTAGCAA GAATGTTAAGTACCATGAACCAGAGTACTGGAAATTTGGAGAAGAGGGTAACAAATACTTCCGGCATGCAACTGGTCAGATATATGCAATTTCAAAGGAGCTAGCAACATACATCTCCATAAACCA GCCTATATTGCATAAGTATGCTAATGAAGATGTGTCCCTCGGGGCATGGTTTATCGGCCTTGAGGTTGAGCACATAGATGATAGGAATATGTGCTGTGGGACTCCTCCAG ATTGTGAGTGGAAGGCACAAGCAGGTAATGTCTGTGTTGCATCTTTCGACTGGAGCTGCAGTGGAATCTGCAAATCTGTGGAGAAGCTCAAAACCGTTCACAAAAGGTGTGGTGAAGGAGATGATGCGGTTTGGAACACTTTACTCTAA
- the LOC107918193 gene encoding beta-1,3-galactosyltransferase 7 isoform X1: protein MKPQRSPKKISLNWIPFICLSFFTLGILFSNRLWVPPESNGQLLSQRRREQELQIVSGDCDTKKTPGQDNDVMGEVLKTHEAIQPYRSLDKSVAMLEMQLAASRSSQEMDNGEASKVVSTLTRDGPPRKKVFMVIGINTAFSSRRRRDSVRETWMPQGEKLIKLEREKGIIIRFMIGHSATSNSILDRAIDSEEAQHKDFFRLEHVEGYHELSAKTKIFFSTAVAKWDAEFYVKVDDDVHVNLGMLATTLGRHRSKPRVYIGCMKSGPVLSSKNVKYHEPEYWKFGEEGNKYFRHATGQIYAISKELATYISINQPILHKYANEDVSLGAWFIGLEVEHIDDRNMCCGTPPDCEWKAQAGNVCVASFDWSCSGICKSVEKLKTVHKRCGEGDDAVWNTLL, encoded by the exons ATGAAGCCGCAACGTAGTCCCAAGAAGATCTCCCTTAATTGGATCCCATTCATCTGTCTCTCCTTCTTCACTCTTGGGATTCTCTTCAGTAACAG GTTGTGGGTACCACCTGAATCCAACGGTCAACTTTTATCACAACGCCGACGTGAGCAGGAGTTGCAGATTGTCTCCGGTGATTGCGATACTAAGAAA ACGCCTGGACAAGATAATGATGTAATGGGTGAAGTTTTGAAAACCCATGAAGCAATTCA GCCTTACAGATCTCTAGACAAGTCGGTTGCAATGCTAGAGATGCAGTTAGCTGCCTCTCGTAGTTCTCAGGAAATGGACAATGGGGAGGCATCTAAAGTTGTTTCAACCTTGACTCGTGATGGTCCACCTAGGAAGAAGGTGTTCATGGTCATTGGAATCAATACTGCTTTTAGTAGTAGGCGACGGCGCGATTCTGTCCGGGAGACTTGGATGCCACAAG GGGAAAAGCTTATTAAATTGGAGCGTGAGAAGGGGATCATCATTCGTTTCATGATCGGCCATAG TGCAACATCCAACAGCATTTTAGATCGAGCTATTGATTCGGAGGAGGCTCAGCATAAGGATTTTTTTAGACTG GAGCATGTTGAAGGATATCACGAGTTAtcagcaaaaacaaaaattttcttttctactGCAGTTGCAAAATGGGATGCTGAGTTCTATGTCAAGGTGGATGATGATGTCCATGTTAATCTTG GTATGCTAGCTACTACCCTTGGCCGTCACCGTTCCAAGCCCCGAGTCTATATAGGGTGCATGAAATCTGGACCTGTTCTTTCTAGCAA GAATGTTAAGTACCATGAACCAGAGTACTGGAAATTTGGAGAAGAGGGTAACAAATACTTCCGGCATGCAACTGGTCAGATATATGCAATTTCAAAGGAGCTAGCAACATACATCTCCATAAACCA GCCTATATTGCATAAGTATGCTAATGAAGATGTGTCCCTCGGGGCATGGTTTATCGGCCTTGAGGTTGAGCACATAGATGATAGGAATATGTGCTGTGGGACTCCTCCAG ATTGTGAGTGGAAGGCACAAGCAGGTAATGTCTGTGTTGCATCTTTCGACTGGAGCTGCAGTGGAATCTGCAAATCTGTGGAGAAGCTCAAAACCGTTCACAAAAGGTGTGGTGAAGGAGATGATGCGGTTTGGAACACTTTACTCTAA